A window of the Brassica napus cultivar Da-Ae chromosome A2, Da-Ae, whole genome shotgun sequence genome harbors these coding sequences:
- the LOC125584269 gene encoding uncharacterized protein LOC125584269, which translates to MSKAYDRVEWSFMEALLLKLGFEQQWVARVMKCITSVSYQVLINGEAKGNIVPSRGLRQGDPLSPFLFILCTEVLISHIKNAEATATLTGIKIARECPPISHLLFADDSLFFCRADAPQCEELMRIIDVYGKASGQQLNKSKSSVLFGSQVVTSSKLDLKRSLGIMKEGGMGMYLGMPEKICGSKTQVFAFVQERMNGRINNWSGKLLSRGGKEVQIKSVAQAIPSFVMSCYLVPQGICKKLSAAVARFWWSTRDNNRGIHWIAWDKICVPLEKGGLGFRDFRDFNLALLAKQVWRLLVFPNSLLARVLKGRYYRHSNPLRTGKASSPSYGWRSLMAAKQVLEDNICRTIGTGAETKVWDDAWIPGEVARPAKSAHAVVDPELRVHHLINFETNEWDEGFISEVIHAEDIPRIMAIKISKTGRSDGYCWKHTKSGHYTVRSGYDVAVEQRRYQSFNPLVEPSITPLKKLVWKLKTARKIKHFLWQALSGCVSSASKLVERHCGTDTTCQRCGAEIESINHILFECPPAFQCWILSPIPTPPGLFPCTSLYANFEYLLQQVATAEGENGFSMFPWLIWYVWKARNEKCFNAKDISPLDSLQMAQQEAETWKVAQLGDEITEEEEPPAQRNQSLSPSYTRTDRRYTCQVDGSWAASDERMGMGFVILVAGEEILQGQSCTHRVQSPIHAEAEGIIWAMKEARARSLDDITFASDCQQLVNLVNRDEVWPALSTELDEIKYLLSKFQSVGLIFLPRSCNIRADSLAKGGRSRAYCFAAVNSLVPFLPALEARHEEPV; encoded by the coding sequence ATGAGTAAAGCTTATGATAGAGTGGAATGGAGTTTCATGGAGGCCTTACTTCTAAAACTTGGATTCGAGCAGCAATGGGTCGCGAGAGTCATGAAATGTATAACATCAGTTTCGTATCAAGTACTGATAAATGGTGAAGCAAAAGGGAATATCGTACCCTCGCGAGGACTACGGCAAGGCGACCCGCTCTCACCCTTCCTGTTTATCCTGTGTACTGAAGTTTTGATCTCACACATAAAGAACGCTGAAGCTACAGCTACCTTAACCGGCATTAAGATTGCACGAGAATGCCCCCCGATCTCACATCTCTTATTCGCGGACGATAGTCTGTTCTTCTGTCGAGCAGATGCACCTCAATGCGAGGAACTGATGCGAATAATTGACGTCTACGGTAAAGCCTCAGGACAACAACTGAATAAATCCAAATCTTCAGTTCTGTTCGGTTCTCAGGTCGTAACGTCCTCAAAACTTGATCTGAAAAGATCTCTAGGGATTATGAAAGAAGGGGGCATGGGAATGTATCTAGGAATGCCAGAAAAGATTTGTGGCTCCAAGACTCAAGTGTTTGCCTTTGTCCAAGAAAGAATGAATGGAAGGATCAACAACTGGTCCGGGAAACTGTTATCACGAGGAGGGAAAGAGGTACAAATTAAATCAGTGGCACAAGCGATCCCCTCCTTTGTTATGTCCTGTTATCTTGTTCCTCAGGGAATATGTAAAAAGCTTTCCGCCGCAGTGGCGAGATTTTGGTGGAGTACAAGAGATAATAACCGTGGGATTCATTGGATCGCCTGGGATAAAATATGTGTTCCCCTGGAGAAAGGAGGTCTGGGATTTAGAGATTTCAGAGATTTTAATCTGGCTTTGCTGGCGAAACAGGTGTGGAGGCTGCTGGTGTTCCCGAATTCTCTCCTGGCACGCGTCCTCAAAGGAAGATATTATCGACATTCGAACCCTTTGCGAACGGGTAAGGCCTCATCTCCATCGTATGGATGGAGAAGCTTGATGGCGGCAAAACAGGTTCTTGAAGATAATATATGTAGAACGATTGGGACAGGGGCGGAAACTAAAGTGTGGGACGATGCTTGGATCCCCGGAGAAGTAGCAAGGCCGGCGAAAAGTGCACATGCGGTTGTTGATCCAGAGCTAAGAGTTCATCACCTGATAAACTTCGAAACAAATGAATGGGATGAGGGCTTCATCTCTGAGGTGATTCACGCTGAGGACATACCGCGTATCATGGCAATTAAGATAAGTAAAACAGGGAGATCAGATGGGTACTGCTGGAAACATACGAAGTCCGGACACTACACGGTCAGATCAGGTTACGATGTTGCAGTCGAACAGAGGAGATACCAAAGCTTCAATCCGTTAGTCGAACCAAGCATAACACCTTTGAAGAAACTAGTGTGGAAACTAAAAACGGCAAGAAAGATCAAACATTTTCTTTGGCAAGCCCTTTCAGGCTGTGTGTCCTCGGCAAGTAAGCTGGTCGAAAGGCATTGTGGGACAGATACTACCTGTCAACGATGTGGAGCTGAGATCGAGAGTATAAATCATATACTGTTTGAATGCCCACCTGCCTTTCAATGCTGGATTCTTTCGCCGATACCAACACCTCCGGGGCTTTTCCCGTGTACTTCCCTATATGCGAATTTTGAATATCTCTTGCAACAGGTGGCTACAGCAGAAGGAGAGAATGGCTTCTCAATGTTTCCCTGGCTGATTTGGTATGTGTGGAAGGCAAGGAATGAGAAGTGCTTCAATGCAAAAGATATATCCCCTCTTGATTCCCTTCAAATGGCGCAACAAGAAGCTGAAACATGGAAGGTCGCCCAGCTGGGAGACGAGattacagaagaagaagaacccccAGCACAAAGAAACCAATCCCTATCGCCGTCATATACTAGAACGGATCGTCGGTACACTTGCCAAGTAGATGGCTCGTGGGCAGCGAGTGACGAACGGATGGGAATGGGTTTTGTTATCTTAGTGGCGGGGGAAGAGATCCTTCAAGGACAGAGTTGTACTCACAGAGTTCAGTCACCTATACATGCCGAAGCGGAGGGTATCATCTGGGCCATGAAAGAAGCTCGAGCTCGAAGTCTTGATGATATCACCTTCGCCTCAGACTGTCAACAACTGGTGAACCTAGTGAACAGAGATGAAGTATGGCCTGCGCTATCAACAGAGTTGGATGAAATTAAATACTTGTTGTCTAAGTTTCAGAGTGTTGGATTAATCTTTTTACCGCGTTCTTGTAATATCCGTGCGGACTCCTTGGCTAAAGGAGGACGTTCACGTGCGTACTGCTTTGCGGCTGTAAACTCCCTGGTCCCCTTCTTGCCTGCTCTAGAAGCTCGCCATGAAGAACCAGTATGA
- the LOC106397776 gene encoding nitrate reductase [NADH], clone PBNBR1412-like: MAYKYNPNATLYINKKQEKKTNFREKNTNHSSRRLNSFSMATSVDNRHYPSLTSAMIAGVVRSFKRPPVPSRSFDSHRHQNVQTVVRENENTDGYDSSDDEDESHNRNVSYYMTMVHKSNSDLEPSILDSRDESTADNWIHRNSSMVRLTGKHPFNAEAPLPRLMHHGFITPVPLHYVRNHGPVPKADWSEWTIEVTGLVKRPVILTMEQLISEFPSREFPVTLVCAGNRRKEQNMVKQTIGFNWGSAGVSTSLWKGVPLSEILRRCGVYSRRGGALNVCFEGAEDLPGGGGSKYGTSIKKEMAMDPARDIILAYMQNGELLTPDHGFPVRIIVPGFIGGRMVKWLKRIIVTPQESDSYYHYKDNRVLPSLVDAELANAEAWWYKPEYIINELNINSVITTPGHEEILPINAFTTQKPYTLRGYAYSGGGKKVTRVEVTLDGGETWSVCELDHQEKPNKYGKFWCWCFWSLDVEVLDLLSAKDVAVRAWDESFNTQPDKLIWNLMGMMNNCWFRIRTNVCKPHRGEIGIVFEHPTRPGNQSGGWMAKERQLEISSESNPTLKKSVSSPFMNTSSKMYSISDVRKHNSVESAWIIVHGHVYDCTRFLKDHPGGTDSILINAGTDCTEEFEAIHSDKAKKILEDYRIGELITTGYDSSPNVSVHGGSNVAPLLAPIKELSPPKHIALVNPREKVPVKLIEKTSISHDVRRFRFALPSEDQQLGLPVGKHIFLCANINDKLCLRAYTPTSTVNAVGHIDLVVKVYFKDVHPRFPNGGLMSQHLDSLSIGAVLDIKGPLGHIEYKGKGNFMVNGKPKFAKKLAMLAGGTGITPIYQVIQSILSDPEDETEMYVVYANRTEDDILVREELEGWANKHKERLKLWYVVEIAKEGWNYSTGFITEDVLREHVPEGLEGESLALACGPPPMIQFALQPNLEKMGYNVKEDLLIF; this comes from the exons atggcctataaatacaaccctaATGCCACATTatacataaacaaaaaacaagaaaagaaaacaaatttcagagaaaaaaatacaaatcattctTCTCGACGATTAAATAGCTTCTCCATGGCCACCTCCGTCGACAACCGCCACTATCCCAGCCTCACCTCCGCCATGATCGCCGGTGTCGTTCGCTCCTTCAAACGTCCTCCCGTTCCTTCTCGCTCATTCGACAGCCACCGTCACCAAAACGTTCAAACCGTCGTCAGAGAAAACGAGAACACCGACGGTTACGACTCAAGCGACGACGAGGACGAGAGCCACAACCGTAACGTCTCATACTACATGACAATGGTTCACAAATCCAACAGCGATTTAGAGCCGTCGATTCTAGACTCCCGAGACGAATCCACGGCTGATAACTGGATCCACCGTAACTCCTCTATGGTACGTCTCACCGGAAAACACCCTTTTAACGCTGAAGCCCCTCTCCCTCGCCTTATGCACCACGGCTTCATCACTCCCGTTCCTCTCCACTACGTCCGTAACCACGGACCTGTCCCAAAAGCCGACTGGTCCGAATGGACCATCGAAGTCACCGGACTTGTCAAACGTCCGGTGATACTCACCATGGAACAGCTAATCTCTGAGTTTCCTAGCCGTGAGTTCCCGGTCACTCTAGTCTGCGCCGGAAACCGCCGCAAAGAACAG AACATGGTGAAGCAGACGATAGGATTCAACTGGGGCTCCGCCGGAGTCTCCACCTCTCTTTGGAAAGGTGTTCCTCTCAGCGAGATCCTCCGCCGATGCGGTGTCTACAGCAGGAGAGGCGGAGCTCTCAACGTCTGCTTCGAAGGAGCAGAGGATCTTCCCGGAGGCGGCGGGTCTAAATACGGAACAAGCATCAAGAAAGAGATGGCCATGGATCCTGCGAGAGACATCATATTAGCGTACATGCAGAACGGTGAGCTTCTCACGCCGGATCACGGGTTCCCGGTTCGGATCATAGTACCCGGTTTCATTGGCGGGAGGATGGTGAAGTGGTTGAAACGTATCATCGTCACGCCTCAAGAATCCGACAGTTACTATCATTACAAAGACAACAGAGTTCTTCCTTCTCTTGTCGATGCTGAGCTGGCAAATGCAGAAG CTTGGTGGTACAAACCGGAATATATAATCAACGAGCTTAATATAAACTCGGTGATAACAACACCTGGTCACGAGGAGATACTGCCTATTAATGCATTTACCACTCAGAAGCCGTACACATTAAGAGGCTATGCTTATTCTg GAGGAGGGAAGAAGGTAACGAGAGTGGAGGTGACTCTAGACGGAGGAGAGACGTGGAGTGTGTGTGAGCTTGACCACCAAGAGAAGCCGAACAAGTATGGCAAATTCTGGTGTTGGTGTTTCTGGTCACTTGACGTTGAGGTTCTTGATCTGCTTAGCGCCAAAGATGTAGCGGTTCGAGCCTGGGACGAGTCTTTCAACACCCAGCCTGATAAACTCATCTGGAACCTCATG GGAATGATGAACAATTGCTGGTTCAGGATCAGAACCAACGTGTGCAAGCCTCACAGAGGAGAGATAGGGATTGTATTCGAACACCCGACCCGACCCGGAAACCAATCGGGTGGGTGGATGGCAAAGGAACGTCAACTTGAGATATCCTCAGAGTCAAACCCTACTTTGAAAAAATCAGTTTCATCTCCTTTCATGAACACTTCCTCGAAGATGTACTCAATCTCCGACGTTAGAAAACACAACTCAGTCGAATCTGCATGGATCATTGTTCACGGCCACGTCTACGACTGTACACGTTTCTTGAAAGATCACCCAGGAGGCACTGATTCGATCCTCATCAACGCAGGCACTGATTGCACCGAAGAGTTTGAAGCTATTCATTCAGACAAAGCCAAGAAGATTCTTGAAGATTACCGTATCGGTGAGCTCATCACCACCGGCTACGACTCTTCCCCTAATGTCTCCGTCCACGGTGGCTCCAACGTAGCTCCTCTGTTAGCTCCCATCAAAGAGCTTTCTCCTCCAAAGCACATTGCATTGGTCAACCCACGTGAAAAAGTCCCAGTTAAACTCATTGAGAAGACTTCTATCTCTCACGATGTTCGTAGGTTTCGATTCGCATTACCATCTGAAGATCAGCAGCTTGGTCTACCCGTTGGGAAACACATCTTCCTTTGCGCCAACATTAACGATAAGCTTTGTCTTAGAGCCTATACTCCGACCAGCACGGTCAACGCCGTTGGACATATCGACTTAGTCGTCAAAGTTTACTTCAAAGACGTTCATCCAAGATTCCCCAACGGAGGGCTCATGTCACAACACTTAGACTCGTTATCAATCGGTGCGGTTTTAGACATCAAAGGTCCATTAGGGCACATCGAGTACAAAGGCAAAGGCAACTTCATGGTCAACGGTAAACCCAAGTTTGCCAAGAAACTAGCCATGCTAGCCGGAGGAACAGGCATCACTCCGATCTACCAAGTCATTCAATCTATACTAAGTGATCCAGAGGACGAAACCGAGATGTATGTGGTTTACGCAAACCGAACCGAGGATGACATACTTGTTAGAGAAGAGCTAGAAGGATGGGCTAATAAGCATAAGGAGAGGCTAAAGCTTTGGTACGTTGTTGAAATCGCAAAAGAAGGTTGGAACTATAGCACTGGGTTTATAACCGAAGATGTGCTTAGAGAACACGTCCCGGAAGGTTTAGAAGGCGAATCGCTTGCGCTGGCGTGTGGACCACCTCCTATGATTCAGTTTGCGTTACAGCCTAATCTTGAGAAGATGGGTTACAACGTGAAGGAAGATCTCCTGATCTTCTAA
- the LOC106422696 gene encoding uncharacterized protein LOC106422696 translates to MQMGDDNPRIMFGVIISVYVDRQTTTVRSFRARPRNEGMWKRGIGRTNGYDRRANLLAHIRQLRSENEAGDSKRDGVESENVPDRPNAKKKKRRWIRKMMSKFRLPFLRPFRRKNRTWRYRQFVPDEEEGEAKSRAYSSDLWKKLKHVVGGLSRGCIRSRRDS, encoded by the exons ATGCAAATGGGAGATGATAATCCCAGGATCATGTTCGGTGTGATCATCAGCGTTTACGTTGATCGTCAAACGACGACCGTCCGATCGTTTCGAGCGAGACCGAGAAATGAAGGGATGTGGAAGCGTGGGATCGGAAGGACGAACGGATATGATCGGAGAGCGAATCTTTTAGCTCATATTCGTCAGCTGAGGTCTGAAAATGAAGCCGGAGATTCGAAACGCGACGGCGTAGAGAGTGAAAACGTACCCGACCGGCCGAACGCGAAG AAGAAGAAACGAAGGTGGATAAGAAAAATGATGAGTAAGTTCCGGTTACCGTTTCTCCGGCCATTTCGACGGAAAAACAGGACGTGGAGATACCGCCAATTTGTTCCAGATGAAGAAGAGGGAGAAGCAAAGAGCAGAGCTTACAGTTCAGATCTTTGG AAAAAGCTTAAACATGTGGTCGGAGGGTTATCACGCGGCTGCATACGAAGTAGAAGAGACTCATGA
- the LOC106422680 gene encoding uncharacterized protein LOC106422680, which translates to MGKIKKVNPRAHITAPYPLPPSCCKKQWSGTKCSVCLESPHNAVLLLCSSYHKGCRPYMCATSTRFANCLDQYRKSHGSEQLPLLCPLCRGQVKGWTVVEEARAHFNSKRRTCMQENCSFKGNFKKLKKHMTEKHPHACPRAIDPALETKWKRLERERDRRDVISTIMSSTPGAVVLGDYVIEPRRGGVYDGEDEEDYSSDDSLSNNGVLDLDSWRGQNRHIRFIDMESSDFASSSRSPAPPSRSGFLVHRNQRGGNRGR; encoded by the coding sequence ATGGGGAAAATCAAGAAAGTGAATCCTAGGGCTCACATTACTGCACCATACCCATTACCACCGTCTTGTTGCAAGAAACAATGGTCTGGCACAAAATGCTCAGTATGTCTGGAGTCTCCACACAACGCTGTTCTTCTCCTCTGTTCGTCCTATCACAAAGGATGCCGTCCTTACATGTGCGCAACAAGCACCCGTTTCGCCAACTGCCTTGACCAATACAGGAAATCACACGGCAGTGAACAGCTACCTCTTTTGTGTCCGCTGTGCAGAGGTCAAGTGAAAGGCTGGACCGTTGTGGAAGAAGCACGGGCGCATTTCAACTCCAAGAGAAGGACTTGTATGCAGGAAAACTGTTCCTTTAAGGGAAACTTCAAGAAGCTCAAGAAACACATGACGGAAAAACACCCACATGCTTGCCCTAGAGCTATTGATCCAGCTCTTGAGACCAAGTGGAAGAGGCTTGAGAGGGAAAGAGACAGGAGAGACGTGATCAGCACGATAATGTCATCGACCCCAGGTGCTGTTGTGTTGGGAGATTATGTGATAGAGCCGCGTAGGGGAGGTGTTTatgatggagaagatgaagaagattacAGCTCAGATGATTCTTTGAGCAACAACGGCGTATTGGATCTTGATTCATGGCGAGGACAAAACCGTCATATTCGGTTTATTGATATGGAGTCGAGTGACTTTGCATCATCTTCACGGTCCCCTGCTCCTCCAAGCCGTTCAGGTTTTCTCGTCCATAGGAACCAGAGAGGTGGCAATAGAGGTCGGTAA
- the LOC106412460 gene encoding putative glucan endo-1,3-beta-glucosidase GVI, with translation MDSKPTGLVAVISMLFLFIQIICPAGVAGDITGVCYGRNGNNLPSPADTIALYKRNNIDAIRMYEPFADMLEALRGSGLSVAFGPRNEAIQSLAQDPAAATNFVATWILPYKNDVAIKWVTIGNEVFPGDIAPFVAAAIRNVNTALTNSGVSGIAVTTVVAMSALENSYPPSAASFLPDLTEIMTEISSILSQTNSPLMANIYPYFAYASDPKDISLDYAVFKSNTPVVIDGDLKYSNMFVAMVDGFNAALEKINARNVVVTVAESGWPTEGNPPYTSVDNARAYNLGLLTCGGATRMRTPRRPETAVDVFLFEMFRENQKQGPVEESFGMFSPDMTPVYTLFCPA, from the exons atggATTCCAAACCGACCGGTTTAGTTGCTGTTATCTCGATGCTCTTCTTGTTCATCCAAATCATTTGCCCAGCTG GCGTTGCAGGGGACATCACCGGAGTTTGTTACGGCCGCAACGGCAACAACCTCCCATCCCCGGCAGATACAATAGCTTTATACAAGCGCAACAACATCGACGCAATCCGTATGTACGAGCCCTTCGCCGATATGCTCGAAGCTCTTCGCGGCTCAGGTCTCTCCGTCGCGTTCGGTCCACGAAACGAAGCGATCCAATCCCTAGCCCAAGACCCCGCCGCCGCAACTAACTTCGTCGCCACATGGATCCTCCCTTACAAAAACGACGTCGCAATCAAATGGGTCACGATCGGGAACGAAGTCTTCCCCGGAGACATCGCTCCGTTCGTCGCCGCCGCGATCAGAAACGTCAACACCGCGTTGACAAACTCCGGCGTCTCAGGAATCGCTGTCACGACGGTTGTTGCGATGAGCGCTTTGGAGAACTCGTATCCTCCTTCCGCTGCGAGTTTCCTCCCGGATCTGACCGAGATCATGACGGAGATCTCATCGATACTCTCCCAGACGAACTCGCCTCTCATGGCGAATATATACCCGTACTTCGCGTACGCGTCGGATCCGAAGGATATATCTCTCGATTACGCGGTTTTCAAATCAAACACTCCTGTAGTGATCGACGGAGATTTGAAGTACAGCAACATGTTTGTGGCGATGGTTGATGGATTCAACGCGGCGTTGGAGAAGATCAATGCAAGGAATGTTGTCGTGACGGTCGCGGAATCAGGGTGGCCTACGGAAGGGAATCCACCGTACACGAGTGTTGATAACGCGAGGGCGTATAACTTGGGGCTCTTGACGTGTGGAGGAGCTACGCGGATGCGGACGCCTCGTCGACCGGAGACTGCGGTGGATGTGTTTTTGTTTGAGATGTTTAGAGAGAATCAGAAGCAAGGTCCGGTGGAGGAGAGCTTCGGGATGTTTTCACCTGATATGACTCCAGTCTACACTCTCTTTTGCCCcgcttga